CAGAGTAGAGATGAATAAGACTTCCGACACCCGTGATAATGAGCGCTAACACAAGCGAGAGCTCATCGACATTGAGCCCGATATCAATGACGAGCCCTGGAAGTGCGGTCCAGGTGAAAAGTGGGCCGGTGATGAGTGACGGTGTTGTCCCCTCAAAACCGATGAGCGTAAAATAACAGACAATCGTTGCCGCAAAACCGAGAAGCGGCATCAGCACTCCAATAAAAGAAACAATTGATCGATGACGATCGGTTGCTTCATGTGAAGAGATCGCTGCAAACATGCCATTCAGAAGAGCGCCTAAAAGTGGAAAGGCGACAATAAGCCAGACCAGCATTTGAATCGAAAGATGGTGATAGATAAACTCAAGCATTTGAGTACGATGTCATTCCTGCGCAGGCAGGAATCCAGATGTTTATCTTTTCTGGATCCCCGCCTGCGCGGGGATGACAATATCCTAGTTGAAAGTTAAACCACTATAAGTACATTATCCTTTTAATAATCTCACATCATCGACATAAACCGTTGAACGATGACGAAACAGCGCAATAATAATGGCAAGTCCAACACCAGCCTCTGCTGCTGCAACGGCTAAGACAAAAAAGACAAAAAGCGTTCCATCGGCAATACCGTTCCAACGAGAGAATGCCAGAAATGCAATATTGACCGCATTCAGCATCAACTCAATCGACATAAAAATAATGAGAGCATTGCGGCGAATGACAACGCCCATCATACCGATCGCAAAGAGAAGAATACTTAAAAAGAGATAATGTTGTAACGTGATCATCATGACATCTCCCAACGCTAGCTCAGTTTTTTCTTTCCCATCGCCACAGCTCCCACAATTGCTGCGAGCAATAACAGAGAAGCCAATTCAAAAGGAACGGCATAAGTTGTTAGCAATAAACTCCCGAGCGTTTTCGTCTGCGTGTAATGTTCAGGAAGTGGCATCGGCAGCGCAAATGGTGGCCTCCAAAAACTCATGACAAGTAACGCAGCGAGGTAGAGCGAGAGCAGAACGCCAAGAATTTTACTGAAACGAACGATCCGCGGTTTTAAAGCGCGCGGTCCAAGATCAATAAGCATGATCACGAAAATAAAAAGGACCATCACCGCTCCGGCATAGACAAGCACTTGAATGACCGCCAAAAAAGGAGCAGCAAGAAGTGCAAAGAGTCCGGCGGACGCTGCAAGAGAGACCACAAGCCAAAGAGAGCTGATGAGCGGATTCACGCGTGTGATCATGAGCAACGCCGACAGAGAAGCAGCGGCAGCAAAAAGATAAAAAAGAAGAGTATCGAGCATCATGGTTATGGCCTCAATAAAACCATCACCGCTGCAATGACGACATTCACAATCCCCAGCGGCAAAAGGACTTTCCATCCAAGTCGCATCAGTTGATCATATCGAAATCGCGGTAATGTCCAGCGAACCCAAATAAAAACAGAAACAAAAAAAAGTGTTTTCGTCAGCAGCACAATGAGTTGCAAGAAAAAAAGAAAGAGGGCTATCGCCCCTTCTGGAATGGCATGCGAACTAAAAATAAAATAAGTTCCGAAAAAAACAAAACCCATGAAAAGGGCGCCAGCCCCGAAGAGGAGAGGCTCTAAATCTCGTTTATCTCCCCAATATCCACGACGTTTAAAGTATCGACGTGTTAAAAAAAGACCGACAAGAAAATGAAGAACGATAAGTCCGATCCAGGTCATCGGAATGATAGAGTGAATATGTTCGCGCATCAGGGTCGTGGAGACAAACGGAAGATGCCATCCTCCAAAAAAGAGGAGAGAAACCAGAAGCGATCCCACAATAATATGCGCATATTCTGCCATGAAAAAAACCGCGAAGCGCATGGAACTGTATTCTGTATGAAAACCAGCGGTGATCTCCGCTTCTCCTTCAGGTAAATCAAACGGAAGACGATTCGTCTCGGCAAAAAGAGCAACGAAAAAAAGAAGAAAAGCGAGCGGGAGACGCACCGCATTCCAAGAAAAGAGATTGGAACCTTGATCAGCGACAATATCGTTCAGACGAAAAGATCCTGCGACTAAAAAGAGCGCGACGACAGAGAGCGCCATCGCAAGCTCATAGCTGAGCATCTGCGAAGCGCCGCGAAGCGCACCAAGCAAAGAATACTTATTTCCCGAAGACCAACCCGCAAGTAAAAGCGCATAGACACTGAGCGACGAGAGGGCGAGCACATAGAGAAGTCCCCCTTCCAGATCAGCAATCTGAAAATGAAAGATCACATTTCCAAGGTGAAGAGGTTCTGCAAAAGGAATCACCGCAAGCGTTACCACAACGACAAACAGAGCAATCATCGGAGCAAGAATAAAAAGGGGACTATATGCTTGTTCGTTGGTGGTATCCCCTTTGGTGATCAGTTTGATCGCATCTGCAAGACTATGAATGAGTCCACCTAAACGAATGATGCCAAAAAGT
The Deltaproteobacteria bacterium RIFCSPHIGHO2_02_FULL_44_16 DNA segment above includes these coding regions:
- a CDS encoding NADH-quinone oxidoreductase subunit K produces the protein MMITLQHYLFLSILLFAIGMMGVVIRRNALIIFMSIELMLNAVNIAFLAFSRWNGIADGTLFVFFVLAVAAAEAGVGLAIIIALFRHRSTVYVDDVRLLKG